The sequence GAACCGAGGTCCCGATGCCGCGCGGCCTCAGGAGACTGCGTTAAGAGCGGGTTGCGCGCCGTTTAAAGAGAGCTCTGTTTAAAAAGTGCACCGTTTAAAAAGCGGGTCGCGCACTTTTTTAACCCGAAAAAAAGAAAATGCAAAAAGAAAATCGCCGGCATCTCGCCGGCGATTTCTCGTTAATTCGTTTATCGCTTATCGCGGTCGATCCAGGGGCGTTCCGTCTCGCCGGTGTAAATCTGGCGCGGACGGTTGATTTTGCTCTGCGGGTCGTCGTGCATTTCCTTCCAGTGGGCAATCCAGCCGGGCAAACGGCCGATGGCGAACATCACGGTAAGCATGTTCGTCGGGATGCCCATGGCGCGGTAGAGGATGCCCGAGTAGAAGTCCACGTTCGGGTAGAGCTTGCGCGCGATGAAGTAGTCGTCCTTGAGGGCGGCTTCTTCGAGCTTGAGCGCGATATCCAACAGCGGGTCGTGCACGTGTTCGCGTTCGAACACCTGGTACATGAGCTTTTTCAATACCTTGGCGCGCGGGTCGTAGCTCTTGTACACGCGGTGGCCAAAGCCGGAGAGCCTGAACGGGTCGTTCTTGTCCTTCGCCTTGTCCATCACCTGCTCGATGGTCATGCCGCTCTGCTGGATGCGCAGGAGCGTTTCGAGCACGGCCTGGTTAGCACCGCCATGGAGCGGGCCCCAAAGGGCGCAGATGCCGGCGCAGATACTCGCGTAAAGGTTTGCCTGCGAGCTGCCCACCATACGCACCGTCGACGTGGAGCAGTTCTGCTCGTGGTCGGCATGCACAATGAGGAGCGTGTTGAGCGCCTTTTCCATGATCGGATCCGGGTGGTACGGACGAGCCTTACTGCTGAACATCATGTTCAGGAAGTTGCTGCAGTAGCTGCGTTCCGCTTCCGGGTACACGAACGGTTCGCCGATGCTCGCCTTGTAGGCAAAAGCGGCGATGGTGCGGATCTTGGAAATAAGGCCCGCGGTCGTGAGTTCGAAGGCGCTCGCGATGTTTTCGTCGTCGTAAAAACGCGGAGTGAAGAGACCCACGGCGTTCACGATGGAACTGAGGATGCCCATCGGGTGCGCGCTCGGCGGCATTTCACGGAAGAAATGCAGCAGGTTCTCGTGCAAAAGCGCGTTTTCGGTGAGAAGCGTGCGGAAATGTCCGAGCTGTTCCGGAGTCGGGAGCTCACCGTAAATCAGGAGCCACGCCGTTTCGGGGAACGTCGCCTTTTCGGCGAGATCTTCGATGGAGTAGCCTCGGTAACGGAGAATGCCCTTTTCGCCATTCACGTAGGTGATGGCGCTCTTGGTGCTGCCCGTGTTCAGGTAGCCGTAATCCAGCGTGACCAGTCCCGAT comes from Fibrobacter sp. and encodes:
- a CDS encoding citrate synthase, translating into MSEKATLNYNGKSFELPVVEGTENEHGLDISSLRKESGLVTLDYGYLNTGSTKSAITYVNGEKGILRYRGYSIEDLAEKATFPETAWLLIYGELPTPEQLGHFRTLLTENALLHENLLHFFREMPPSAHPMGILSSIVNAVGLFTPRFYDDENIASAFELTTAGLISKIRTIAAFAYKASIGEPFVYPEAERSYCSNFLNMMFSSKARPYHPDPIMEKALNTLLIVHADHEQNCSTSTVRMVGSSQANLYASICAGICALWGPLHGGANQAVLETLLRIQQSGMTIEQVMDKAKDKNDPFRLSGFGHRVYKSYDPRAKVLKKLMYQVFEREHVHDPLLDIALKLEEAALKDDYFIARKLYPNVDFYSGILYRAMGIPTNMLTVMFAIGRLPGWIAHWKEMHDDPQSKINRPRQIYTGETERPWIDRDKR